Proteins co-encoded in one Megalops cyprinoides isolate fMegCyp1 chromosome 1, fMegCyp1.pri, whole genome shotgun sequence genomic window:
- the tectb gene encoding beta-tectorin: MVGVSVLLVLLPVAWSCPPQKADYVMVSCFPNTIIANVPECPYGWEIDQLSLGGVCYSGVHSVGFYRFAIPDLTPKNHSYCGTMSEYIGGKDPKYVFYNSIVSNDTSLTVRNQPVNYTFSCIYRAAYLVNNAVFSQRVATVYVNNGSIGSFKSQLSMNVFTNSKFLYAKDAPYVIDTSEIGSEVFIGIEAKGLSNRFKVVISNCWATPTPFSTDRKRWSLIINSCPADTTVTIFENAKDSRSMFKFHSFRFQRLEKVSTVWLHCEVQVCDGEKLFCQPAPCIIRSSTSASDPNGGVLTAEFQIKAEGSDAHRHLAGTPLCMLCLFLINVLLGCLQPPKV, encoded by the exons ATGGTTGGCGTCAGTGTGCTGCTGGTTCTCCTGCCTGTTGCATGGAGTTGCCCTCCACAGAAAGCTG ATTACGTCATGGTCTCCTGTTTCCCCAACACCATCATCGCCAACGTACCGGAGTGCCCGTATGGCTGGGAGATCGATCAGCTGTCTCTGGGCGGTGTGTGCTACAGCGGGGTGCATAGTGTGGGCTTCTACCGTTTCGCCATCCCTGACCTGACCCCCAAAAACCACTCCTACTGCGGCACGATGTCAGAG TACATCGGAGGAAAAGACCCCAAGTACGTGTTTTATAACTCCATTGTATCCAACGACACGTCCCTGACTGTCAGAAACCAGCCCGTGAACTACACCTTCAGCTGCATCTACCGTGCTGCTTACCTGGTGAACAACGCTGTGTTCAGCCAAAG AGTGGCTACAGTTTATGTCAACAACGGAAGTATAGGTTCTTTTAAATCTCAGTTGTCTATGAACGTGTTTACT AATTCCAAGTTCCTCTATGCCAAGGACGCACCTTATGTGATTGACACATCAGAGATTGGCTCTGAAGTCTTCATTGGGATTGAAGCAAAGGGACTGAgtaacag ATTCAAAGTTGTGATCAGTAACTGCTGGGCTACACCCACACCATTCTCCACCGACAGGAAGAGGTGGAGCCTCATTATCAACAG CTGCCCGGCAGACACCACCGTGACCATCTTCGAGAATGCCAAAGACAGCCGCTCCATGTTCAAGTTCCACTCCTTCCGCTTCCAGCGCCTAGAGAAGGTGTCCACCGTCTGGCTTCACTGTGAGGTGCAGGTCTGCGATGGAGAAAAACTCTTCTGCCAGCCA GCACCTTGCATCATAAGAAGTTCCACATCAGCATCAGACCCGAATGGGGGTGTCTTGACCGCAGAGTTTCAAATTAAAG CTGAGGGATCAGACGCTCACAGACACCTTGCAG gaaCCCCGCTGTGtatgctgtgtttatttctcaTAAACGTGCTCCTGGGGTGTCTTCAACCACCAAAGGTTTAA